From one Agathobaculum sp. NTUH-O15-33 genomic stretch:
- a CDS encoding alpha/beta-type small acid-soluble spore protein: MANTNNGSNQGMVPEARAAMDRFKMEAAAEVGVNLKQGYNGDLTSRQAGSVGGQMVKKMIEAYEQKLAGQG, from the coding sequence ATGGCTAACACGAACAACGGTTCTAATCAGGGTATGGTTCCGGAAGCACGCGCGGCTATGGATCGCTTCAAGATGGAGGCTGCTGCTGAGGTAGGCGTAAACCTGAAGCAGGGTTACAACGGCGACCTGACCTCCCGTCAGGCTGGCTCCGTCGGCGGCCAGATGGTTAAGAAAATGATCGAAGCTTACGAGCAGAAGCTGGCCGGTCAGGGCTGA
- a CDS encoding substrate-binding domain-containing protein: protein MKKRLSALLLLGLLLLTGCADTAASAADSAYRVGVVLKALNSQHWHEVQSGMERAAEEQQVELLLLYPRTENDEAEQRLLITDLLQTGELDALIVSPCNSGETSWMEQEAQAYGVPLFMVDTRATDRPLPYIGADNRHIGELAADYLLEQLPEGAEVAVIAGSSLQSSHNDRVQGFTERLQQAGGLRLASVTHADSDLGQSIDAMQQILDQYPGVTGVFCTNAVMGLGAVLTQERAGTARPCSIVAVDTQDDALQAVASGRMAALVTQAGDEIGALAIETVTRALAGQEIGGSVYIESRLLTADNAKQYWDERREESGNVQTADR, encoded by the coding sequence ATGAAAAAACGGTTGAGCGCGCTCCTTTTATTGGGTTTGTTGCTTTTGACGGGCTGTGCCGACACGGCGGCGTCCGCCGCCGATTCCGCATACCGTGTCGGGGTAGTGCTCAAGGCGCTGAACAGCCAACACTGGCACGAGGTACAGTCGGGCATGGAGCGGGCTGCCGAAGAGCAGCAGGTAGAGCTGCTGCTGCTTTATCCGCGCACAGAAAATGATGAGGCGGAGCAGCGCCTGCTCATCACCGATCTGCTGCAAACCGGCGAGCTGGACGCATTGATTGTTTCTCCCTGCAATTCGGGCGAAACGTCTTGGATGGAGCAGGAGGCACAGGCCTACGGCGTGCCGCTGTTCATGGTGGATACCCGCGCGACCGATCGCCCGCTGCCCTATATCGGCGCGGACAACCGGCACATCGGCGAGTTGGCGGCGGACTACCTGCTGGAGCAGCTGCCGGAGGGCGCGGAAGTGGCTGTGATCGCGGGCAGCAGCCTGCAATCCTCGCATAACGACCGTGTGCAGGGTTTTACCGAGCGGCTGCAGCAGGCTGGCGGACTGCGCCTTGCTTCTGTGACGCACGCGGACAGCGACCTTGGTCAGTCGATTGACGCGATGCAGCAGATCTTGGACCAGTATCCCGGAGTAACCGGCGTTTTTTGCACCAACGCGGTCATGGGGCTCGGCGCGGTGCTGACACAGGAACGCGCCGGTACGGCGCGCCCGTGCAGTATCGTCGCGGTCGACACGCAGGATGACGCGCTGCAAGCCGTGGCGAGCGGTCGCATGGCGGCGCTCGTCACGCAGGCGGGGGACGAGATCGGTGCGTTGGCGATCGAAACAGTGACGCGCGCGCTGGCAGGACAGGAGATCGGCGGCAGCGTCTATATTGAAAGCCGGTTGCTGACAGCGGATAACGCGAAACAATACTGGGATGAAAGACGGGAGGAGAGCGGGAATGTACAAACTGCTGATCGTTGA
- a CDS encoding cache domain-containing sensor histidine kinase: MSFRSKLVFAILLPALLCIAVVWGNSYHRSMEQIERGSIDSIERTLKNKSEQLDGYLKTAYFAAVRLAADADFLREGAAFAAPGEQTAAQALRLSERMKSQIPEGGLIDAIYLYLPAADTVVSSDEHHMLEAAGTAAPFDVSFWQSAPQTGIQPVARNSTGGTPELYYAYVRDLTDENGVAIGRLLVGIKERVLYYALLDELGRDEYTQCYLLDNAGQVISSRYIGDIGLAADSLAEMPALTSAVQSGGCSKAGSRMLYASVQGGFSDCRLLYLTDRARLTHDLRQQQIMLPFILLIVLIAVLLAQLLSRWIYRPVGQLMNAMDAVGEGKLETRVQLAASDELQQLGRRFNAMARRIRELVEQQVRDRLARRQAEMRALQHQIKPHFMYNTLNTIRYTALLQNDKKVGEQLADFIALLEASTNKQGTFITLREETALVEHYVALQRYRYMNCFTVAYEISDDALPCYVPRLLLQPLVENAVLHGMDIKRSDNRIEISAKTENDFLRITVRDNGKGMTEEQAQQLLEGQNDAHRQFTGIGLSNVRERLALYYGEQGGFSLISAPGEGTEIELVLPASRDPLAFAIDTDSEETEEQA, from the coding sequence ATGAGCTTTCGTTCAAAATTGGTGTTTGCCATCCTGCTGCCGGCGCTGCTTTGTATCGCCGTCGTTTGGGGCAACAGCTATCACCGTTCGATGGAGCAGATCGAGCGCGGCAGCATCGATTCGATCGAGCGTACGCTGAAAAATAAATCGGAACAGCTGGACGGCTATTTAAAAACCGCTTATTTTGCGGCGGTGCGTCTGGCGGCGGATGCGGACTTCCTTAGGGAAGGCGCTGCTTTCGCCGCACCGGGCGAGCAGACGGCCGCGCAGGCGCTGCGCCTGTCTGAGCGCATGAAAAGCCAAATTCCGGAGGGCGGACTGATCGACGCGATCTATCTGTACTTACCGGCGGCAGACACCGTTGTATCCTCGGATGAGCACCATATGTTGGAGGCCGCCGGTACGGCGGCGCCTTTTGATGTTTCTTTTTGGCAAAGCGCGCCGCAAACCGGCATTCAGCCCGTCGCGCGAAACAGCACGGGCGGCACGCCGGAGCTGTACTATGCCTATGTGCGCGATCTTACAGATGAAAATGGCGTAGCGATCGGCCGTCTGTTGGTCGGCATCAAGGAACGGGTGCTGTATTATGCGCTGCTGGATGAACTTGGCCGCGATGAATACACGCAGTGTTATCTGTTGGACAACGCGGGGCAGGTGATCTCCTCGCGCTATATCGGCGATATCGGGCTTGCCGCGGATTCGCTGGCCGAGATGCCCGCGCTTACCAGCGCGGTGCAGTCCGGCGGCTGCAGCAAAGCGGGTTCGCGCATGCTATATGCCTCGGTGCAAGGCGGCTTTTCCGATTGCCGCCTGCTGTATCTGACCGACCGCGCTCGACTGACGCATGATCTGCGTCAGCAGCAGATCATGCTGCCGTTTATTTTACTGATCGTTTTAATCGCGGTGCTCTTGGCGCAGCTGCTGTCCCGCTGGATTTACCGGCCGGTAGGCCAACTGATGAACGCCATGGACGCTGTGGGCGAGGGCAAGCTGGAAACGCGCGTGCAACTCGCCGCAAGCGACGAGTTGCAGCAGCTCGGCCGGCGATTCAACGCAATGGCAAGACGCATTCGCGAACTGGTCGAACAGCAGGTGCGCGACCGTCTGGCGCGCAGACAGGCGGAGATGCGGGCGCTGCAGCATCAAATCAAACCACACTTTATGTATAACACGCTGAACACCATTCGATACACCGCGCTTTTACAAAATGATAAAAAGGTTGGTGAGCAGCTGGCGGATTTCATCGCCCTTCTGGAAGCAAGCACCAATAAGCAAGGCACATTTATAACGCTGCGCGAGGAAACGGCGCTGGTTGAGCACTATGTGGCGTTGCAGCGCTACCGCTATATGAATTGCTTCACGGTGGCGTACGAGATCAGCGATGACGCGCTCCCATGTTATGTTCCGCGCTTGCTTTTGCAGCCGCTGGTCGAAAACGCCGTGCTGCACGGCATGGACATCAAACGGTCGGACAATCGGATCGAGATCTCGGCGAAAACAGAAAACGATTTTTTACGCATCACGGTGCGCGACAACGGAAAAGGCATGACAGAGGAACAGGCACAGCAGCTGCTGGAAGGACAGAATGACGCGCACCGTCAGTTCACCGGTATCGGCTTGTCCAACGTGCGGGAGCGGCTCGCGCTTTATTATGGGGAGCAAGGCGGCTTTTCTCTGATCAGCGCGCCGGGCGAAGGGACCGAGATCGAACTGGTGCTGCCGGCCAGCCGCGATCCCTTGGCGTTTGCGATCGATACAGATTCGGAAGAAACGGAGGAGCAGGCATGA
- a CDS encoding response regulator transcription factor has protein sequence MYKLLIVDDDTLVRMFLRNFFPWKEKGYQIVGDARDGEEAAELTAHLQPDLILTDISMPGMGGIAFISALREKKYDGGILVLSCHDDFGYVKEAMRLGADEYVLKNHLDEETLGEALERVTDAMRRRRAEAEGRHALHRMAEKGSRLTQRELLQSLLARETSWEEQYRETQAVGLRYRYYRCAVLLAAAQQGDSLREQGLYEACRHVAGGYTAEVIDLERTRYAILYDFSDTPSASRQNEVLAEQSASLHSFVRDYLAADCHISVSEVCEGGGSIARALRQAREAAQEHFYGKEIVRYDGRAPMGSQVPAPALAFCEELPACLRKGNGARLQSGFHAALDTFRAERVQIGVLLSWLKQCDTAAGLTRDEPFYASIICLADCAACLSDYQSRMREMSLPAGLERLSPVIARAVCYTRAHFAEPIGLGYVAREVGLSIAYLSRAFKQEVGVGFSEYLLGCRLEQVQRQLTESLDTIGQIAARAGFQDYQHFCKMFKKKLGVSPAQYRKERQANR, from the coding sequence ATGTACAAACTGCTGATCGTTGACGACGATACGCTGGTGCGGATGTTCCTGCGCAATTTCTTCCCGTGGAAGGAAAAAGGCTACCAGATCGTCGGCGACGCGCGGGACGGTGAGGAGGCCGCCGAGCTGACCGCGCATTTGCAGCCCGATCTTATCTTGACGGATATCAGCATGCCGGGCATGGGCGGCATCGCGTTTATCAGCGCATTGCGTGAAAAGAAGTATGACGGCGGCATCTTGGTTCTAAGCTGCCATGACGACTTCGGCTATGTCAAGGAAGCGATGCGTTTGGGCGCGGACGAGTATGTGCTGAAAAACCATCTGGACGAAGAAACGCTAGGAGAAGCGCTCGAACGAGTGACCGACGCGATGCGGCGCCGCCGCGCGGAGGCGGAAGGCCGCCACGCGCTGCACCGCATGGCGGAAAAGGGAAGTCGCCTGACGCAGCGCGAGCTGCTGCAATCGCTGCTGGCTCGTGAGACAAGCTGGGAAGAGCAGTACCGCGAAACACAGGCCGTGGGGCTGCGCTACCGCTATTACCGCTGCGCGGTTCTTTTGGCCGCCGCGCAGCAGGGTGATTCGCTGCGCGAACAGGGGCTGTACGAAGCGTGCCGCCATGTCGCGGGCGGCTACACGGCGGAAGTGATCGATCTGGAACGAACGCGCTATGCGATCCTATACGATTTTTCCGATACGCCCTCCGCTTCCCGTCAAAACGAGGTGCTGGCCGAACAAAGCGCGAGTCTGCACAGCTTTGTAAGGGATTATCTCGCGGCGGATTGTCACATCAGCGTAAGCGAGGTGTGCGAAGGCGGCGGCTCGATTGCCCGCGCGCTGCGGCAGGCGCGGGAGGCCGCGCAGGAGCATTTTTACGGCAAGGAGATCGTACGGTACGATGGGCGAGCGCCTATGGGCAGTCAGGTGCCGGCTCCGGCGCTGGCATTTTGCGAGGAGCTGCCCGCCTGCCTGAGAAAGGGCAACGGCGCGCGGCTGCAAAGCGGTTTTCACGCTGCCCTTGATACGTTTCGTGCGGAGCGGGTGCAGATCGGCGTGCTGCTCAGTTGGCTCAAGCAATGCGATACCGCGGCGGGCCTGACGCGGGACGAACCGTTTTACGCATCGATCATCTGCCTTGCGGACTGTGCGGCTTGTCTGTCGGACTATCAGTCCCGCATGCGTGAAATGTCGCTGCCCGCCGGACTGGAACGGCTCAGCCCGGTCATCGCAAGGGCGGTATGCTATACGCGCGCGCACTTTGCCGAGCCCATTGGGCTGGGATATGTCGCGCGCGAGGTGGGCCTGAGTATAGCCTATCTTAGCCGCGCGTTCAAGCAGGAAGTCGGCGTCGGCTTTTCCGAATATCTGCTGGGATGTAGGCTGGAGCAGGTGCAGCGCCAGCTCACGGAGAGTCTGGATACGATCGGGCAGATCGCCGCGCGGGCGGGCTTTCAGGATTACCAGCATTTTTGTAAAATGTTTAAAAAGAAGCTAGGCGTTAGCCCGGCGCAGTACCGCAAAGAGCGGCAGGCGAACAGGTGA
- the ptsP gene encoding phosphoenolpyruvate--protein phosphotransferase translates to MLKWKAIGVSEGLAHAKALIIKEEDLTVVKDTITDVAAEQQRVTDAVEKAQVQIAQLRDEAEKNIGAAEAEIFDAHLLMLDDPDFVEGMTGIIADEKVCAEYACFVNCENFQQMFRAMDDEYMQARAADIGDISKRVLKNLKGIADNAIDAVTEPCILIANDLTPSDTARIGGKPVMGFITRIGGRTSHSAIMARSMGIPAIAGAGDRADDIADGDDLLLDGSTGEVVIAPDAETLADFKTKKAEEEKRREFLATYRDREGATADGRRVVIEGNIGKPDDAVRVAELGGEGVGLFRSEFLFMDRDDLPSEEEQFGAYKKACEAMAGKPVIIRTLDIGGDKEVPALSLEKEQNPFLGYRAIRICLNQTDLFLTQLRALLRAAQYGDLRIMFPMISSAEEIRSAKQVLQQAKDLLTAEGVAFNANVKVGIMIEIPVAAICADALAKEVDFFSIGTNDLIQYSCAVDRINEKISYLYRPLHPGVLRLIRMTAKAANENGIEVGVCGEMAGTPGMAPILCGLGVTNLSMSASAMLAAKADLADHTFAECQTFAEQLLAAPSATAAEELFAGWRK, encoded by the coding sequence ATGCTTAAATGGAAAGCGATCGGCGTATCCGAGGGCTTGGCCCACGCGAAAGCGCTGATTATTAAAGAAGAGGATCTGACCGTTGTAAAGGACACGATTACCGATGTCGCCGCCGAACAGCAGCGCGTGACCGATGCCGTGGAAAAGGCTCAGGTACAGATCGCACAGCTGCGGGACGAGGCCGAAAAAAATATCGGCGCCGCCGAAGCGGAAATATTCGACGCGCATCTTTTAATGCTGGACGACCCCGATTTTGTCGAGGGCATGACCGGCATCATCGCGGATGAAAAGGTCTGCGCGGAATACGCCTGCTTTGTCAACTGTGAAAATTTCCAGCAGATGTTCCGCGCGATGGACGATGAATACATGCAGGCCCGCGCGGCCGATATCGGCGATATCTCAAAGCGGGTGCTGAAAAACCTGAAGGGGATTGCCGATAACGCGATCGACGCCGTGACCGAGCCGTGCATCCTGATCGCGAACGACCTGACGCCGTCCGATACGGCGCGCATCGGCGGCAAGCCGGTCATGGGCTTCATCACGCGCATCGGCGGCCGTACCAGCCACTCGGCTATCATGGCGCGTTCGATGGGCATTCCGGCGATCGCGGGCGCGGGCGACCGCGCGGACGATATCGCGGACGGCGACGATCTGCTGCTTGACGGTTCGACCGGCGAGGTCGTCATCGCGCCGGACGCGGAAACGCTCGCAGATTTTAAAACCAAAAAAGCCGAGGAAGAAAAGCGCCGTGAATTCCTTGCCACCTACCGCGACCGCGAGGGCGCGACCGCCGACGGCCGCCGCGTCGTGATCGAGGGCAACATCGGCAAGCCGGACGACGCGGTGCGCGTGGCCGAGCTTGGCGGCGAGGGCGTGGGCCTGTTCCGCAGTGAATTTTTGTTTATGGACCGCGACGATCTGCCCAGCGAGGAGGAGCAGTTTGGAGCATACAAAAAGGCTTGCGAGGCCATGGCCGGCAAGCCGGTGATCATTCGTACGCTGGATATCGGCGGCGACAAGGAAGTGCCCGCGCTTTCGCTTGAAAAAGAGCAGAATCCCTTCCTTGGCTACCGTGCGATCCGCATTTGCCTGAACCAGACCGATCTGTTCTTGACCCAGCTGCGCGCGTTGCTGCGCGCGGCGCAGTACGGCGATCTGCGCATCATGTTCCCCATGATCTCCTCCGCGGAAGAAATCCGTTCGGCCAAACAGGTGCTGCAACAGGCCAAGGATCTTCTAACGGCGGAAGGCGTTGCGTTTAATGCGAATGTCAAGGTCGGTATCATGATCGAAATCCCGGTGGCGGCGATTTGCGCCGACGCGCTGGCGAAGGAAGTGGATTTCTTCTCGATCGGCACGAACGATTTGATTCAGTATTCCTGCGCGGTCGACCGCATCAATGAAAAGATCTCGTATCTGTACCGCCCGCTGCATCCCGGCGTGCTGCGTCTGATCCGCATGACGGCGAAGGCGGCGAACGAGAACGGAATCGAGGTCGGCGTGTGCGGCGAAATGGCGGGCACGCCCGGCATGGCGCCTATCCTTTGCGGTCTGGGTGTCACGAACCTGTCCATGTCCGCCTCCGCGATGCTCGCGGCCAAGGCGGATCTGGCGGATCACACCTTTGCCGAGTGCCAGACGTTTGCCGAGCAGCTGCTGGCAGCGCCCAGCGCTACTGCGGCGGAAGAACTGTTTGCGGGCTGGCGTAAGTAA
- a CDS encoding DUF1015 domain-containing protein, whose translation MDKRCTRVPHIIMPKKGTDLSKWAVIACDQYTSEPEYWQETERVVGTAPSTLRLTLPEVYLEEADVSARISTIHQTMQQYVADGTLYTLPAGFVLTERQSGGAHPRRGLVLAMDLEDYEYKAGSQSLIRPTEKTVEERIPPRLAVRRGASLELPHIMILIDDPERTVIEPLFAKKHSFETLYDTDLMQNGGHITGWFIPEGDETEAIQQHLEALCDRDAFNKKYGCTDAHALLPYAVGDGNHSVATAKAYWDEVKQELSEAERADHPARFVLVEVVNIHDESLIIEPIHRLLFNVDVDDLLDASVAYFAKHGCSAEIAAAGTGKADEHTQVFPFISDKRCGDLIVKNAPYSLPLASLQAFLDDYYAAHADAKIDYIHGTDVIEARGTQPGNMGFFLPDIAKNDLFRGVIFDGVLPRKTFSMGEAHEKRYYLEAKAIVK comes from the coding sequence ATGGACAAGCGTTGCACCCGTGTGCCACACATCATCATGCCCAAGAAAGGGACCGATTTATCCAAATGGGCTGTCATAGCCTGTGACCAATACACTTCCGAGCCGGAGTATTGGCAGGAAACCGAACGCGTCGTCGGCACGGCGCCTTCCACCCTTCGCCTGACCCTTCCCGAAGTCTATCTGGAGGAGGCGGACGTATCCGCCCGCATTTCCACCATTCACCAGACCATGCAGCAGTATGTTGCGGACGGCACGCTGTACACCCTGCCCGCCGGTTTTGTTTTGACCGAGCGCCAATCCGGCGGCGCGCACCCGCGCCGCGGCCTTGTGCTGGCCATGGATCTTGAGGATTACGAATACAAAGCAGGCTCCCAGTCCCTGATCCGTCCGACGGAAAAGACGGTGGAAGAGCGCATTCCGCCCCGTCTGGCCGTGCGCCGTGGCGCAAGTTTGGAACTGCCGCATATCATGATCCTGATCGACGATCCGGAGCGCACCGTGATCGAGCCGCTGTTCGCCAAGAAGCATTCCTTCGAGACGCTGTATGACACCGACCTGATGCAGAACGGCGGCCACATCACCGGCTGGTTCATCCCGGAGGGCGACGAGACCGAGGCAATCCAGCAGCATCTGGAAGCGCTGTGCGACCGCGACGCCTTCAACAAGAAGTACGGCTGCACCGACGCGCACGCGCTGCTGCCCTACGCCGTGGGCGACGGCAACCACTCCGTGGCGACCGCCAAGGCCTATTGGGACGAGGTGAAGCAGGAGCTTTCCGAAGCTGAACGCGCCGATCATCCCGCCCGCTTTGTGCTGGTCGAGGTCGTCAATATCCATGACGAAAGCCTGATCATCGAACCGATCCACCGCTTGCTGTTCAATGTCGACGTGGACGATCTGCTGGACGCGTCCGTTGCGTATTTTGCAAAGCACGGCTGCTCCGCGGAGATTGCCGCCGCCGGCACCGGCAAGGCGGACGAGCACACACAGGTGTTCCCCTTTATTTCCGATAAGCGTTGCGGCGATCTGATCGTCAAGAACGCGCCTTACTCGCTGCCGCTGGCTTCGCTGCAAGCGTTTCTGGACGATTATTACGCCGCCCACGCGGACGCTAAGATCGACTATATCCACGGCACCGATGTGATTGAAGCCCGCGGCACACAGCCGGGCAACATGGGCTTTTTCCTGCCCGATATCGCCAAGAACGATTTGTTCCGCGGCGTGATCTTCGACGGCGTGCTGCCCCGCAAGACCTTCTCGATGGGTGAAGCGCATGAAAAGCGCTATTATCTGGAGGCCAAAGCGATCGTCAAGTAA
- a CDS encoding PAS domain-containing hybrid sensor histidine kinase/response regulator — MENQKTEHNPENAGASAQPDADSRLLACRLWKKRAQYFKWMLDEYADNAYVADMDTYELLYLNKASCQTVGLSLEETLGRKCYEVIQGRSSPCPFCTNHLLSEDSFYEWDYYNPHLGHAYILKDRIIDWEGHRARLELSHDDLSLEYTLEKKEREREAIIRTIPGGFARVDARDMRTVLWYGGGFLQMIGYTEEQFHNELHDKCTYVHPDDIERAAKVMQSAKETGEDTIAEGRIITRDGAIKILTMTYSYVSSEESWDGIESFYSVGIDITKDRDEQQRQREVLEDAYHAAKVANAAKTNFLSAMSHNIRTPMNAIMGMITIARANRDSPEKVFDCLDKIDTSSRHLLGLINEVLDVSKIESGKIDLLLEPVCLPVLLQGIEDMCQPLAGENRQQLRIVAEKLCHEHVIADGDRLQQILMNLLSNAIKYTPEHGTITLRISELYSAAPGKRQYEFVCSDNGIGIPAESIASVFEPFWRAEDPRISKNQGTGLGMTITENLVRMMNGTIEVESTLGAGTTFTVSVPLEVCSDAQLPSGETTGPPVREAQQAAAYAARRVLLAEDNELNREIAVELLHMQQIDVDAVEDGKQALEAFQAAGPGKYGAILMDIQMPVMNGYDATAAIRALDRPDAKTIPIIALTADAFTVDVAKARNIGMNDHIAKPIEVSRLQEVLQAWL, encoded by the coding sequence GGAAGAAGCGGGCGCAATATTTCAAATGGATGCTGGATGAATATGCCGATAACGCTTACGTGGCGGATATGGATACTTATGAGCTTTTGTATCTCAACAAGGCCTCCTGCCAAACAGTAGGCCTGTCGCTGGAAGAAACGTTGGGGCGAAAATGCTATGAAGTGATCCAAGGCCGGTCTTCGCCCTGTCCGTTCTGCACCAACCATTTGCTTTCCGAGGATTCATTTTACGAATGGGATTATTATAATCCCCATTTGGGTCATGCTTACATCCTGAAGGACCGCATCATCGACTGGGAGGGCCACCGGGCCCGTCTGGAGCTTTCGCACGACGACCTCAGTTTGGAATATACGCTGGAAAAGAAGGAGCGGGAGCGTGAAGCGATTATCCGCACCATTCCGGGCGGCTTTGCGCGTGTGGACGCCCGGGATATGCGGACGGTCCTCTGGTACGGCGGCGGATTCTTGCAGATGATCGGCTACACGGAAGAACAGTTCCATAACGAACTGCACGATAAGTGCACCTATGTGCACCCGGACGATATCGAACGCGCGGCAAAAGTCATGCAAAGCGCCAAGGAGACCGGCGAGGACACGATCGCGGAAGGGCGAATCATCACCCGAGACGGCGCGATCAAAATTCTTACCATGACATATAGCTATGTCAGCAGCGAAGAAAGCTGGGATGGAATCGAGTCGTTTTACAGCGTCGGCATCGACATTACAAAGGACCGGGATGAACAGCAACGGCAGCGCGAGGTGCTGGAGGACGCTTATCATGCGGCCAAGGTGGCCAACGCGGCCAAGACCAATTTTCTTTCCGCCATGTCCCATAATATCCGCACGCCCATGAACGCGATCATGGGCATGATCACCATCGCGCGGGCCAACCGTGATTCGCCGGAAAAAGTGTTTGACTGTCTGGACAAAATCGATACCTCCAGCCGGCACCTACTGGGTCTGATCAACGAGGTTTTGGATGTATCCAAAATAGAAAGCGGAAAGATCGATCTTTTGTTGGAACCAGTTTGCTTGCCCGTTCTGCTGCAAGGGATCGAGGACATGTGTCAGCCGCTTGCGGGGGAGAACCGGCAGCAGCTGCGCATCGTAGCGGAAAAGCTCTGTCATGAACATGTGATCGCGGACGGAGACCGCTTGCAGCAAATCCTAATGAACCTGCTGTCCAATGCGATCAAATACACGCCGGAACACGGAACAATCACCCTGCGCATCAGCGAATTGTATTCCGCGGCGCCCGGAAAGCGGCAATATGAGTTTGTTTGCAGTGACAACGGCATCGGTATTCCGGCGGAATCCATTGCCTCGGTATTTGAACCGTTTTGGCGGGCTGAGGATCCGCGTATCAGTAAGAACCAAGGCACAGGCCTTGGCATGACCATTACGGAAAACCTTGTGCGGATGATGAACGGCACCATCGAGGTGGAAAGCACGCTGGGGGCGGGCACTACCTTCACCGTATCCGTACCGCTGGAGGTGTGCAGCGACGCGCAGCTCCCGAGCGGAGAAACAACGGGTCCACCGGTTCGGGAGGCGCAACAAGCAGCGGCTTACGCCGCGCGCCGCGTGCTTCTGGCGGAAGATAACGAGCTGAACCGCGAGATCGCGGTGGAACTTCTGCATATGCAGCAGATTGATGTCGACGCGGTGGAAGACGGCAAGCAGGCGCTGGAAGCGTTTCAGGCCGCCGGGCCGGGGAAATACGGCGCGATCCTAATGGATATTCAAATGCCGGTGATGAACGGCTACGATGCAACGGCCGCGATCCGCGCCTTAGACCGGCCGGATGCGAAAACGATCCCGATCATCGCGCTTACAGCGGATGCCTTTACGGTCGACGTGGCGAAGGCACGCAATATCGGCATGAACGATCATATCGCAAAGCCGATCGAAGTGAGCCGCTTGCAGGAAGTGCTGCAAGCTTGGCTCTAA